CAATCATACGagtaaaaattgtctaaaatgaaCCTCTACCAGTAGCCTACGTAAGTGAcgtttctgacaatttttcagttttcgtttAGAAAATTCAATGAACGAACTCAGAAGGGAGATCTTTTAgacgattttgaccaaaaaagtgaggTTTGaggggctaaaaaaaaaaaaacagaatttttcaaagtaatctTGGTGAGAAAAAACTGCACTTTTCTCAGTAATTTTGATAAAGGAGCAGAACGTTCAGAGATGTTGACTTAccaaacagaaattttttgtatattttttcaaacaagtagacatttttggctgatttttccAATATAAACAACCACTTTCTCGTCCATTTCGGCAGACAGCCTTTTCAGAGGAAAAGAGAGGGGGAAGAGTCGTCgatttttcgagaatttctaTAATTCGTGAAATTcattatttggaaaaatggcaattcgtgatttttttgggaaattttctgGAACCCGAGTCGACTCGAACGGTTTTGAGCTGCTTTGAAGcctctaaaatttcatttggaaattccagttttcttcaaaatgtttcatGAACTTAGGCAtttaatattttctcaaattatcaATCAACTGGATTTTTCActtcactactttttcattacTGACATTCAAAACTACTActtttagacaccctgtaagtaaatgaaaatgttcgGAAATCTTTCAACTCTGAGTCTCTGATCATCAAACGTCGGAGCACATCCTACCCAACattacttttttctaaaagtcaAACCGTTTTCAAGAACTATTCGTACACTTATACTTTGTATTtataatttctggaattttcattcCTTGGATCATCTACTCGATTCCAGTCACTCAACTTCACCCTTATAATTATTATTCTGTTTCAATGAAAGAAACGACACATTCCCATCATCATGTGCTCGCAACAGGCAATCAAATTCGAAGAAACTTAGTTTgataataaatttcatttcatttcagctttttacgaGTAAACTAGGCTCGACTTCGGTAGTACAGAGTCGTCGACGAACGCTTTCTTTTAATCGAAAATTGTTAAAGTTGAAAGTTTCGCAGCATTCGAAACTCCCTCGGGTAATCAATTAAGCTCCTATATATACCTTTTTTTCGCTACCACCGCCACCAACCAACGTCGCCAGTGAGTAGAAGTACCATCGAATCAACAGTTGTATCCGAGTCTCAGGTATACATAAACGATACAGTCGAGCTCCTACAGAATGGCAAGCAGCAAGAGGAGAGACACCGCGAaacacggtgaaattttcactcgTCAAAGTCAACCAAACACGAATAAAATTTCCCAAAGTAATTCGAACATCGTAAAGTTGCATCGCGAGAAGAACATTTATACTCGGAGGTCTttcaaatataggtatttttttcgctATGCCTGTTTCTTTTACTTATATAGGGAGTTTTTCATCGTTATATTCGCCCGGagttttttttccctttttttttttttacctcttcgTACGAAGTGGTATCGATTTAAGCTGAGTGAAGCGACCGAATATGCTAATATGAAAATTGGATGGCGTTTTTATGAATATGATTCGAATGTATACGTGTTTCTATATTTAGATacggttgttgttgttgttgcggAATATCTTGTTTGGAATTTCTATCGATATAATTTTATTAGCGTATTAAAAAGCATGAAATTTAATACAAAATAGTTCGATGGAGAATTTACCCCTGTGCTTTAAGAAAAAACCAGGTCCCAAACTACGAAAAACTTTCTCtttgattattttatatttttaaacccAATATTACCAAGTTACATACCACATTACTTAAGATGgttggcgaaaaaaaagtcgacagatttttttaaatcaaactcagcagatgaaaaaagaaatgtatTTGGATACTGATAAATTCTCTAACCTATTTTATAAGCAATCATAACTCGAAGTTTGATCTTCAACGAACAATTCAATCATTCGAAGGTATAACTTGGGTCTGGTTAAATCCACAGAATATCCGGTATTTCTAATCAAAACTTGATGCAAATTGgagtattttttccaatagCCTACCAAGCGTTCACCTTTATACCATAGTTTTCTAGGAGCATGATACCATTTATCATTACATGGCCATTCCATCTGCTTCAGGTACTCAGTGGTCATACTGTGGGTATAAATATTATCGAGTTGTCCATTGCAATAGAGAACTTTATATTTACCGAATAATTGTGCAAAATTAAGGTAACACTCTTGAATCGACGTGTGTTCGAAAAATGAAACCTTCTTCTCGTAACTTCTATCGCCTATATTTTGGCTAGTTTTAAATTCGTCgttattgaaaagtttcaaagtagTATTTTCCATCAATTCGGATACGAGTTGTTCTTGCTTGGTGGCGTATTGTATTTCGGATACTTTATTGTGCAGAAAATTCAACACGAAGTATTCCAGTTGCTGATCGTCTCCGGATTTCAGGACTGCTCTGCCCAAAGTCTCGTGAGCATCCATGAAACGAGCCGTGTGAAGATCTATGATCCCATTTTGCGACCAAATTGGCGAATAGTTGATGATTAGATCGATATCGAGGGCACCGTGAGTGATAATGGCTCCTTTCAAGTTCGGTATTTTTGTAGAATTCGGTTCGTCGGTATTCAGAACGAATAACATGAGTTCTGCTAATTTACCAGCTTCGTAGCTGCCAGCTAGATATACGTCGACTTTTCTGAACTCTGggaaaatgatgagaaaatctTGCAGCATTATCTGCACGTGTCTAGCTTTATCGATCAATTTAGGATGGTTGGTTTCGTTCGTAGAGCTGGCGAAACTGAACCCAAACAGCGTCTTGTACTCGACGAATAGAAAATTGTACTTCACTAGCTGCAGAGTTGAGTTTTCCTGTAACAGGAAATGTCCCAGGAGTGACGTATGCGGTGAAGCGTGCAGGAATACGATTAAAGGAACCTCCAGCGAGCAGTTCGATTCGCTtataaaaagccaaaaatgattcGAGATGGTGATCGACTCGTTATCGAcacgaattgagaaaaatcccGAATATGTTTTGAATCTGTTCCGTTCACCGGATACGAATGCTGATTCTTTGCTCTTTTCAGGATAGCAACTGTTCAGTATGATTGATTCTTTATCATCCACGATGGGCTGGTTGATTCGTGGATCGCTTTGATCACATTTTACTCCCTGCTCGGTACCTGAGGTATTTGTCTCTGACAGATTCGAACTGGCTGTGAAATTACCGGATTCTACATCGTTCACGAGTCGATACCGAAGCTTATCCATGTAACTGGACGATTCATCGTACGAGTAATCCATCTTCTCattgaacgaatgaatcaattcgtccaGATCCGATTGATAATAGTCTAGGTAATCGTTGTAAAACGTATCGTCACAGGTTACactcttttgaaaaaacaagacgAAAAATACGACTAAAAGTTTACACATTTTTCCAACGAACACCGAACAAACgaactcgaatttttttcacgttataATGTATCACGTAGTATATGGACGAATGAGACTGAATCAAgttctacaaaattaattttttttcagtacctatattttttcgtCCAATTATCGCAATCGACCCatatttttattgtgaaaagtAAATGGAGCGATTCGCGACGAACCAGAGGCTTTGTTTTCATTCGAAAGTTTATCAATACCTAGTTTTTTAATTATCGTATGTTTTTTAAATGCGCTGAACTCGAAAATTAGCATCAAAATCAACCCATCACGGTGGATTGTTCGAGAGGTTTCCTCGAGTAGGTGGATTTTTTGGCTCGAGAAGCTATTTATGCCAGCAAAGactttcatttcgagttgaaaattactcgaaaagaTTTTGGCTCCGAAGCTGCCCCTCGAGgggaaaaataaactctcataaAGGaagagtattttcgaaaaaaccgtttttttttgctcctgaCGCTACCCAACCTGTTCTGGAAAAACTGGTCCAACTTCAAATGAGAGTgttctcatttttaaataaattcgtactgtattttgaaaatttatgcttCGTTGATATTTTGCAttatttatgccaaaatattgcaCGATGTCATTTCtgaagggtcattccacatcaattcgacCTAGAAGTGTTTAGAGGGGTCggcgattttcttgaaatttttcctgacAAGGGAACTACCCAAGGTGTGACACgccgatcgaaaaaattttttcacaggcggatagagcatcaaaaaatatactatgagccaaaattttagctgctgaggTTCACAGGGGGGAAAGTTATgggggtttgaatatcgaaaaatcgcaaaaatacacaaaaatacactgaaaaaaatataaaaattgaaatcattcggcaccctgttcgcctcagcagctaattttttggccacgatctaccatcgatatatgacgccttatggtggacaagtcgccgcgatctgcgtgtaacaccttgggggtgaatttttccccaccccctaattttgggcgaaacttttgaaagaaaatgtggggcaagtgatatatcaaattgtatgtttttggtgacgctgaatacgaatatgacgtcagatttttgatcggaccccatccacggcacccagcacctccccaaagggggtaaaagttcaaaaaagtgttttgttcgtgcgacacatgaaatagtatgttttttgtgacgctgaatacgaatatgacgtcagatttagTCAGGAGTGCGTACATAGAATcgcataaaaattgattcgatgtTAGGTAAGTAATCTTTTACAAAACAGGATGGGTAGAGGCTAAAATACCCCTATCCCCCTGCCATACATACACGTCACTGTGCCACGCCGTGCgtaagttggaaattttttccgagtgattttcaactctaAACGAAGGTCTCCGatgcattttgtgaaaatcctGCGACTTTTTTCTGTCACTGTGTCGGATGAGTCGAGTATGAAACGGCCAGGGCGATGGAATCAACGATGTCAATTACGTGTCTGCTTATGAGatgagttttggaaaatttcatgtacttaatcgaaattgtagagaatttaattctctttcagatcactctcatcagattttcactaggacctATGGTTTGTCCGGTAAATGCGAAAAAAACTGAAgtgtaaaaatttgtcaaaaaatgttcatgttTTGCAAATCTGATACCTTGCTACTGGACCACCCTGTATATTcatgaagaaaattattttatgtaatattactttttttaatttagagATGTCACTAAAAGTGATTATACAGAGACCAATAAATCACACATTAATCAGACCTGTTTCGCTGAAAATGACTCGTCATTGTTTAATCATTCCAACGAGTTCAGAAAACAAAAGATGTGAGTATGGTaatttatacatataaaaaaagaaaaataaatcaactttacattttttgaaaaaattattttttccagatTTAAATCTAAATACGAAGATGAGTCAGTAACAGATGGGGATGTGTAAGTACATTTAATTGTTATTGttacacagttttttttttttaaaagtaagtagTATGATTATTTATTATCGAATGTTTTTTAGGAGTTATGATACACCAAATAGGTACTGCAGATACTGGGGTTATGAAAGTGCCGAAAAGCAGTGGATACGTCAACGTGAACCAGTAAATATGGATGTGTAAGTACAGAGCTTATAAAGCGAGTTTTTCAATCAACTTATTATGAAATACAGCATAATTattaacaaaaataatttttttgttattgttgcGTAGAGTTACCTACATCTAATGAGAATACagattttcatgaaatggaaaaaatggttaCAGAACCAGAATTGGATAAAAATGAGACAAAACCATCTATACACGACTCTGATAAAAAGGAgtaagttgatattttaaaaattttttcaaaaaaattaaattttttgcaatataaaaaatttgtttttcacagggaaaaaaaaattaaaaaaaaaaacatttaaagtGTATTGGCAAAATTATGAACGTATCGGAAGCTTACGttcgtttcgaaaaaaaaaagaattcaatcACTCAGATCTTTTCATATTCAATCTCATCTGGTGATAAGAAAAGACACCATCTAAACAGATGTATTCCAACATTTGGAGGGTTACTCTTGCAGGTCTGTTTTGACACGGATTTGATACCTTAGgatagatatttatttatttcagacTCATCCCATGGTACAATAGTTCTTGAGGTATTGCtcatttttcactcaaaactCCAAGAAAATAAACCAATTCGAGCGCGGAGCCACAAgtaattgattttgtttttttttctcaagtgttTTACACTTTTCGCTGTGTGCATTACTTTTTATGATATCTtcagtagttttgaaaaattatatgagTACTACACTTACTCTTCGTGGCGGCACACTCTGTGAGCTGTTTAagtagttttcattttcagaacttATTCAATGGAGGAGGGAAAATGATACTCGTGGTCagttcgaaatattttcaaacctaCAAGTGCCCGAACGAACCAGACCGAGTACTCAAATCTATATATTGTAAATGAATTAAGAAACAGAACAATTGACTTCGATTAAACAAGATTATTCACAGAGACTATTATAACCATGTAACACATTGAACCATAAGTACATAATCTAAAAGTAAAACGTAGTTGGTAGTCGaacaggtaggtaccttttctttCTGCTGTTTCGCGAAATTCTACGTTTTATTCACACACCCAAACACAATTTTATACGCGGTGAATCGATATTTGTGGAGAATGTGAGAGGAGGGACGCTTGAACACAATCTTAGTGCAATTTCCAATATTGGACAATAGGAAAGAAGCATCGAATATGATCGACGACGAACTTCGAATTCGGCTAATCAACGCTAttgttgaatttaattcaattgaAAAGCATATCACTGGTTTAAAGGCAAAAACGGTGAAACAATTCAATGGTGTTTAACCAGAACTAATAAAACGCttcaattctcgaaaaaaacaGCATTAACTCAGTTGAATTACTGTGCCGATCTTCTGGATCCTCGATTGAAAGGTGAAACATCAAGCACAGTACAAGATCACCAAGCAACCAAATCTTTGATCATGTTCTCGAAATCAGCAGGTTTGAACGAAAGTTGATATTTATGCCGAGTTGGCACATTACTACAGAGCACACACTGGACGTTGGAATGCagatttcccccccccccccgactaaaaaaattaacaaagtcaaattttttacaggaaaataaattttcaaaaaaattgaaattagtagAAAAgcatacaaagtattttttaatttcaataaaaattattttcaaaaaaacaatacaaaatgaACGCATTACCTACCCCCATTGTAAGACAAGGcatctaacaaaatttcaaaatgaaaaagaatgacTTTAgtaggacattttttcaaacacttgaaatttataagaaaagagagccggggggggggggaattttacattagaatttgtcgtttttccaatgtcttcaaacatctcaagatttttttcaagcaagcggatgttgaaaatataattttatcatttcaatttttgattttattttcaccatttaGGTTCTTGCTAATGTATCTAATAAAATTggttgaataaaaaactttttttaaacataggttacaaatttttaaaactagaaaaaaatttgatgaaatatttgaacgacatttaggggaaaaaatatacaaatttttcgatatgagatGGCGAGTTTCAACATAAAGTAAGTaagagatgaaatgacaatttagTCATTTGAAAGATACAATTTTGCCTAATATTCATACaacgtataaaattttgatttctcttccaagtctggaattttttaattgcggaaaggagaaacaaactggccttggcaaagcgagagcaaaagctctcgaaaatcagtattttgagaggtatcaaaaacgatgattttttttgtgtgatgagttatttataagaagtttattgctttgcttcaaaattattaaattccaatggtgattttttttgaaaaattcaaaaataatcaaaaaactaCCGagcccgaacgaagcgagggcaaaagctttcaaaaatacatgttttgagaagtgaaaaaaagtttctttatgcagagaggagttcatttttccgattcaaaatttgaacatttcttgaatttgaacaaaaaggtTTTCATGTAGAAAAACAGCAAataagcccgagcgaagcgagggcaaaagctttcgaaaatgtgtaattcaagctctaaaaaagtcgacaaatgagctcttttctacagaatgaatattgagaaaaaagaagaacgcatttgaattttttcattttttcactacctttttaacaaaattcactactttttcactactttcactacccattttaaaaatcactactttttcactactttcactacttgcactacctgttagataccctgctattaaaaataaagaaatggaAACACCAATCTTCAAGTaagtgatctttttttttttttgtctgaaatggaataaaattcgcaaaaatatGACGTGATTGCAGTAGAAATAATGcaaagttttcgtttttttttttctttttgcctaATGTACTCGTATCAGTGTGGTTTGAACTTGTACTTGAGAAACGATTAATGAGTGTTgagaaaatggaattttttttgccatattttCGTTATTGCATCTAGCTGATTCAATTCTCTTTTTGTAatagaaattcttgaaaaactgTGGTTcggggttcaattttttcaccaaaactgattttattttgctttttaaattgGAAAGTTTCCGCATCCACAGctatcgaattttttaacgatttttgaacatgaaaaaaaattgcttgaaaagtggagaaatttcagaaattcagcCAAATGCACACTTATTCGACCATTTTAAGTAAGGAACTGGCACAATGAGTCGGAAAAAGCATGACGAGCGCAACACGTTGTCGAATTTCCACACCATTTAACATACTTGTAGATATGTACGTTTAAACCAGGGAAGACTATAACGAGCTGAAATCTGATTATGTTTATGGGGAATGGTGGTGTGCTGGGCTGGAAACACCAGAGTAGAGGAAATTAATTCGCCAGACCAACTGTTGTGCGATTCGTACATAATGCGGCCTtttttgtgtaggtaggtaatgaaaatcacaagtaggtactaggtatacgCCTTTGCTCGAGTATTATTATACGCGACTATACGGCACGATATCGAGTTCTACTACGAGTAGGTGTACGATACCCTGCTAAGATTTCTAGTCACAAAAACAGCGCGGTGCCCTCACGATCAATAATCACCTCAGCGGTAAATTTCCTGGAACTTGGAGCGTACCCCATACCATATTACTAGTGGTAGTAAACGTGGATCAGGAAAAAATggggtaggtaaggtaccttctGGAGAAAGATTATaccgtgtgtgtgtgtgcggTGTGTTGTGTACCTTTACCTTTCCACCAGCCTGCCTACtcaacaaatacctacctacgtgtttACTGCTGACTCGTAACTTACACTCGCGGAAGTTTTATTTCCGCCAGCGTAGCGCAAGGGCCgagttgattgaaaattatttgtttcgCAGCAATAAAAACCTGTACGAGTTGCGGTCTTTTAAGACGTTCGCGTTGTAAGGTCGGGTCGCGTAAACTGTTGAATTAAGACGAGcgttgaattaaattttggatttattaTACCGAGTTACTTATAGG
The sequence above is a segment of the Planococcus citri chromosome 3, ihPlaCitr1.1, whole genome shotgun sequence genome. Coding sequences within it:
- the LOC135840658 gene encoding venom serine carboxypeptidase-like, whose translation is MCKLLVVFFVLFFQKSVTCDDTFYNDYLDYYQSDLDELIHSFNEKMDYSYDESSSYMDKLRYRLVNDVESGNFTASSNLSETNTSGTEQGVKCDQSDPRINQPIVDDKESIILNSCYPEKSKESAFVSGERNRFKTYSGFFSIRVDNESITISNHFWLFISESNCSLEVPLIVFLHASPHTSLLGHFLLQENSTLQLVKYNFLFVEYKTLFGFSFASSTNETNHPKLIDKARHVQIMLQDFLIIFPEFRKVDVYLAGSYEAGKLAELMLFVLNTDEPNSTKIPNLKGAIITHGALDIDLIINYSPIWSQNGIIDLHTARFMDAHETLGRAVLKSGDDQQLEYFVLNFLHNKVSEIQYATKQEQLVSELMENTTLKLFNNDEFKTSQNIGDRSYEKKVSFFEHTSIQECYLNFAQLFGKYKVLYCNGQLDNIYTHSMTTEYLKQMEWPCNDKWYHAPRKLWYKGERLVGYWKKYSNLHQVLIRNTGYSVDLTRPKLYLRMIELFVEDQTSSYDCL